From Streptomyces yatensis, one genomic window encodes:
- a CDS encoding cysteine hydrolase family protein, translated as MNNTALLVMDVQEGIVARVQDPDYVPRVSRAIDAARSAGIPVVYVVIGFRSGRPEASSRNKVFTTLPPGLYTEDDPKIAIHEGVTPRPGEVVVTKRRVSAFAGSDLDVVLRSGDLTHLVLTGVATSGVVLSTLRQAADLDFRLTVLSDACYDPDPEIHRLLIEKVFPSQAEVTTVQEWAETAG; from the coding sequence GTGAACAACACGGCTCTGCTCGTGATGGACGTCCAAGAAGGCATCGTGGCCCGGGTCCAGGACCCCGACTACGTGCCGCGCGTGAGCCGGGCGATCGACGCCGCCCGCAGCGCCGGAATCCCCGTCGTATACGTCGTCATCGGCTTCCGGTCCGGCCGTCCCGAAGCGTCGTCCCGCAACAAGGTGTTCACCACCCTGCCGCCGGGTCTCTACACCGAGGACGACCCCAAGATCGCCATCCACGAGGGTGTCACGCCCCGGCCGGGCGAGGTCGTGGTCACCAAGCGGCGGGTCAGCGCGTTCGCCGGCAGCGACCTGGATGTGGTGCTGCGGTCCGGCGACCTCACCCACCTCGTCCTGACCGGCGTCGCGACCAGCGGCGTCGTCCTGTCCACGCTCCGGCAGGCCGCCGACCTCGACTTCCGGCTCACGGTGCTGTCCGACGCCTGCTACGACCCGGACCCGGAGATCCACCGGCTGCTCATCGAGAAGGTGTTCCCGTCGCAGGCCGAGGTCACGACGGTGCAGGAGTGGGCCGAGACGGCGGGCTGA
- a CDS encoding MFS transporter — protein sequence MIERLTRRRAKTTARGSFDRKLLAPMMLGSILNPVNSSIISVSLVPIGAAFGAPPSQTAWLVSALYLATAIGQPVVGRLIDLYGPRRLFLAGATLTGIAGLIGLLAPNMGALVVSRVVLGFGTCAGYPAAMSLIRSEARRTGQDSPAGILATLAVASQTVAVIGPPLGGVLIGLGGWRSTFAVNIPLAVAGLLLGVRRLPKAPREARAAKGIRLDLPGMALFAAMLVSLLLFLMEPRADRWYLPVLMVVAAAGFAVRELRVAEPFIDLRVFGGNTPLLLTYARALLVSVVSYVFLYGYTQWLQDGRGLTASQAGLAQLPMFLTGIAVSTLTGRRTAVRGKLLVGAVAQIAGCSLLLLLQPHSAVGLLITVALVFGVPQGLISLALQNAVYHQADPERMGASAGLLRTFLYLGAMVASSANGAFFGARADTGGLHGLAWFMLTVTGLFLALTAVDRSLGRIGSDASSGASSSAPQPQQRKA from the coding sequence ATGATCGAGCGGCTGACACGACGCAGGGCCAAAACCACCGCGCGGGGCTCCTTCGACCGTAAGCTCCTCGCGCCGATGATGCTGGGTTCGATCCTGAACCCGGTCAACTCCTCCATCATCTCCGTGTCGTTGGTGCCCATCGGCGCCGCGTTCGGGGCGCCGCCCTCGCAGACGGCCTGGCTGGTCTCCGCGCTCTATCTGGCCACCGCGATAGGGCAGCCGGTCGTGGGCCGGCTGATCGACCTCTACGGGCCGCGCCGCCTCTTCCTCGCCGGGGCCACGCTGACCGGGATCGCCGGGCTGATCGGTCTGCTGGCCCCGAACATGGGGGCGCTGGTCGTCTCGCGGGTGGTGCTCGGCTTCGGCACCTGCGCGGGCTATCCGGCGGCGATGTCCCTCATCCGCAGCGAGGCCCGGCGGACCGGCCAGGACAGCCCCGCCGGGATCCTCGCCACGCTCGCGGTCGCGAGCCAGACCGTCGCGGTCATCGGACCGCCCCTGGGCGGAGTGCTGATCGGGCTGGGCGGCTGGCGCAGCACGTTCGCCGTCAACATCCCCCTCGCGGTGGCCGGTCTGCTCCTCGGCGTCCGGCGGCTGCCCAAGGCGCCCCGGGAGGCGCGCGCGGCGAAGGGGATCCGGCTGGACCTGCCGGGCATGGCGCTGTTCGCCGCGATGCTCGTCTCGCTGCTGCTCTTCCTGATGGAGCCCCGGGCCGACCGCTGGTACCTGCCCGTGCTGATGGTGGTGGCGGCGGCCGGGTTCGCGGTGCGGGAACTGCGGGTGGCCGAGCCCTTCATCGATCTGCGGGTGTTCGGCGGCAATACACCCCTGCTGCTCACCTATGCCCGCGCCCTCCTCGTCTCCGTCGTCTCGTACGTCTTCCTGTACGGCTACACCCAGTGGCTCCAGGACGGCCGGGGGCTGACGGCATCCCAGGCGGGCCTCGCCCAACTGCCGATGTTCCTCACCGGGATCGCGGTGTCCACCCTCACCGGCCGCCGGACCGCCGTACGCGGCAAGCTGCTCGTGGGCGCCGTGGCGCAGATCGCCGGCTGCTCCCTGCTGCTTCTGCTCCAGCCGCACAGCGCGGTGGGGCTGCTGATCACCGTCGCGCTCGTCTTCGGCGTACCGCAGGGGCTGATCAGCCTCGCGCTGCAGAACGCGGTGTACCACCAGGCCGATCCGGAACGGATGGGCGCCTCGGCGGGGCTGCTCCGTACCTTCCTCTACCTCGGCGCGATGGTCGCCTCCAGCGCCAACGGCGCCTTCTTCGGCGCCCGCGCCGACACCGGTGGGCTGCACGGCCTGGCCTGGTTCATGCTCACCGTCACCGGCCTGTTCCTGGCGCTGACGGCCGTGGACCGCTCGCTGGGCCGTATCGGATCCGACGCCTCCTCCGGCGCTTCCTCCTCCGCTCCACAACCGCAGCAGCGAAAGGCTTGA
- a CDS encoding NAD-dependent epimerase/dehydratase family protein yields MPAPRTVLLTGAAGGMGTLMRELLPPYGYQLRLLDQLPIEGEPDAITADLSDRDALREAARGVDAIIHLAGISLEAPFEKILRANIEGTYNLYEAAREAGVRRVVFASSNHAVGFTPRPVGDDPLIPLDTPRRPDTFYGLSKSFGEDLASFYWDKFGIETVAIRIGSCFPEPTNVRMLSIWMSPADGARLLHAALTAENVGYTAVYGSSANTRLWWDLSSARALGYEPQDDSEPYAAKLIAEQGELEPGNPDHENLGGAFCTNPPIWPR; encoded by the coding sequence ATGCCCGCTCCCCGCACCGTCCTCCTCACCGGCGCCGCAGGCGGCATGGGCACATTGATGCGCGAGCTGCTGCCGCCGTACGGATACCAGCTGCGGCTCCTCGACCAGCTCCCCATCGAGGGCGAGCCGGACGCGATCACCGCGGATCTGTCCGACCGGGACGCCCTGCGCGAGGCCGCGCGGGGCGTCGACGCGATCATCCATCTCGCGGGCATCTCCCTGGAAGCCCCATTCGAGAAGATCCTGCGGGCCAATATCGAGGGCACGTACAACCTGTACGAGGCGGCCCGCGAGGCGGGCGTCCGCCGCGTCGTCTTCGCCTCCAGCAACCACGCCGTGGGCTTCACCCCGCGCCCGGTCGGGGACGACCCGCTGATCCCGCTCGACACCCCGCGCCGCCCCGACACCTTCTACGGGCTGTCGAAGTCGTTCGGCGAGGACCTGGCCTCGTTCTACTGGGACAAGTTCGGCATCGAGACGGTCGCCATCCGCATCGGCTCCTGCTTCCCCGAGCCGACGAACGTCCGCATGCTGTCGATCTGGATGAGCCCGGCGGACGGCGCCCGGCTGCTCCACGCCGCCCTTACGGCGGAGAACGTGGGCTACACCGCGGTCTACGGCAGCTCGGCCAACACCCGCCTGTGGTGGGACCTCTCCTCGGCCCGCGCCCTGGGGTACGAGCCCCAGGACGACTCCGAGCCGTACGCCGCGAAGCTGATCGCCGAACAGGGTGAGCTGGAGCCCGGCAACCCCGACCACGAGAACCTCGGCGGCGCGTTCTGCACCAACCCGCCGATCTGGCCCCGCTGA
- the araD gene encoding L-arabinonate dehydratase translates to MSTRPIDAGTPPRPRKRPEELRSHQWYGTEGLRSFSHRARTRQLGYLPEEHLGKPVIAILNTWSDINPCHVHLRDRAQAVKRGVWQAGGFPLEFPVSTLSETFQKPTPMLYRNLLAMETEELCRSYPVDGAVLLGGCDKSTPGLLMGAASADLPAVFVPAGPMLPGHWRNEVLGSGTDMWKYWDDRRAGLIGDCELSELERGLARSPGHCMTMGTASTLTAAAEALGVTVPGASSIPAVDSGHDRMAAASGLRVVELVRQDLRLSEILTREAYEDAVATVLALGGSTNAVIHLIAMAGRSGVRLTLDDFDRIARTVPVLADLRPGGRYLMEDFHFAGGLPGFLSRLTDVLHLDRPTVAHPTLREQLDGTLVHNPEVIRPRDNPLAEEGGVAVLRGNLCPDGAVIKHIAAEPRLLRHTGPAVVFDDYKAMQATINDPALGITEDSVLVLRNAGPLGGPGMPEYGMLPIPDHLLKQGVRDMVRISDARMSGTSYGACVLHIAPESYVGGPLALVRDGDRITLDVAARVLRLEVDDAELARRRAGWTAPPPRYERGYGALYQEQMTQADTGCDFRFLARPGAVPEPYAG, encoded by the coding sequence ATGAGTACCCGTCCCATCGATGCGGGCACCCCGCCCAGACCGCGCAAGCGCCCCGAGGAGCTGCGCAGCCACCAGTGGTACGGCACCGAGGGCCTGCGCTCCTTCAGCCACCGGGCCCGCACCCGCCAGCTCGGCTATCTCCCCGAGGAGCACCTGGGCAAGCCGGTCATCGCGATCCTCAACACCTGGAGCGATATCAACCCCTGCCATGTGCACCTGCGCGACCGCGCCCAGGCGGTCAAGCGCGGGGTCTGGCAGGCGGGCGGCTTCCCCCTGGAGTTCCCGGTCTCCACGCTCTCCGAGACGTTCCAGAAGCCCACCCCCATGCTCTACCGCAATCTCCTCGCCATGGAGACCGAGGAGCTCTGCCGCTCCTATCCGGTCGACGGCGCCGTGCTGCTGGGCGGCTGCGACAAGTCCACCCCGGGGCTGCTGATGGGCGCGGCCAGCGCCGACCTTCCGGCGGTCTTCGTCCCGGCCGGGCCGATGCTGCCGGGGCACTGGCGCAATGAGGTGCTGGGCTCGGGCACCGACATGTGGAAGTACTGGGACGACAGGCGGGCCGGGCTGATCGGCGACTGCGAGCTGTCCGAGCTGGAGCGGGGGCTGGCCCGTTCGCCCGGCCACTGCATGACGATGGGCACCGCCTCCACGCTCACGGCCGCCGCCGAGGCGCTGGGCGTGACCGTGCCCGGCGCCTCGTCCATCCCGGCCGTGGACTCCGGGCACGACCGGATGGCCGCCGCCTCCGGGTTACGCGTGGTCGAGCTGGTCCGGCAGGACCTCAGGCTTTCGGAGATCCTCACCCGGGAGGCGTACGAGGACGCGGTCGCGACCGTGCTCGCCCTCGGCGGCTCCACCAACGCGGTGATCCATCTGATCGCCATGGCCGGCCGGTCCGGCGTGCGGCTCACCCTCGACGACTTCGACCGCATCGCCCGTACCGTCCCCGTGCTGGCCGATCTGCGGCCCGGCGGCCGGTATCTGATGGAGGACTTCCACTTCGCCGGCGGGCTCCCGGGCTTCCTCTCCCGCCTCACGGACGTCCTGCACCTGGACCGCCCCACCGTCGCCCACCCCACGCTGCGCGAACAGCTCGACGGCACCCTGGTGCACAACCCCGAGGTGATCCGGCCCCGCGACAACCCGCTGGCCGAGGAGGGCGGAGTGGCGGTGCTGCGCGGCAATCTGTGCCCCGACGGCGCGGTCATCAAGCACATCGCGGCCGAGCCCCGGCTGCTCCGGCACACGGGCCCCGCCGTGGTCTTCGACGACTACAAGGCGATGCAGGCCACCATCAACGACCCCGCCCTCGGCATCACCGAGGACAGTGTGCTGGTGCTGCGCAACGCCGGTCCGCTCGGCGGCCCCGGAATGCCCGAGTACGGGATGCTGCCGATCCCCGACCATCTGCTCAAGCAGGGGGTGCGGGACATGGTGCGGATCTCCGACGCCCGGATGAGCGGCACCAGTTACGGGGCCTGTGTGCTGCACATCGCGCCCGAGTCGTATGTGGGCGGCCCGCTCGCGCTCGTCCGCGACGGCGATCGGATCACCCTCGACGTGGCGGCGCGGGTGCTGCGGCTGGAGGTGGACGACGCCGAGCTGGCGCGGCGCCGGGCCGGGTGGACGGCCCCGCCGCCCCGTTACGAGCGCGGCTACGGCGCGCTCTATCAGGAGCAGATGACCCAGGCCGACACCGGCTGCGACTTCCGCTTCCTGGCCCGCCCCGGGGCGGTGCCCGAACCCTACGCGGGCTGA
- a CDS encoding MFS transporter yields the protein MSLGHACVDIYQGAVAALVPFFVSERAYGYAAASGVVLAASLLSSVVQPLFGALTDRWAMPWLLPVSTLVGGAGVALSGVTDSYALTLIVVAVSGIGVAAYHPEAARVARLASRGSHTAMSWFSLGGNIGFATAPLAVAAVIATGGLRASPLLAVPAVAGAALCAATLRTLRAPGAATGPARAGRGGEGRDDWPSFLRLSGAIMCRSIVFVGLSAFISLYVRERVGGGELAGTAALFVLYVGGAAGTVAGGGLAARYGRIPVVQWSYALTVLAVAGVVLVPGPALYLCVALASAGLYVPFSLHITLGQDYLPRRVGTASGVTLGLTVSVGGLASPLIGALADATTLRTALTPLIVLPALGRLLLRTLREPALPEALTGHSHPAEAEAPERA from the coding sequence ATGTCCCTGGGCCACGCCTGCGTGGACATCTACCAGGGAGCGGTGGCCGCGCTGGTGCCGTTCTTCGTCTCCGAGCGGGCCTACGGCTACGCCGCCGCCTCCGGTGTCGTGCTGGCGGCCTCGCTGCTGTCATCGGTGGTGCAGCCGCTGTTCGGGGCGCTCACCGACCGGTGGGCCATGCCGTGGCTGCTGCCGGTGAGCACGCTGGTGGGCGGTGCGGGCGTGGCGCTGAGCGGGGTCACCGACTCCTATGCGCTCACCCTGATCGTGGTCGCCGTCTCCGGGATCGGCGTCGCCGCGTACCACCCCGAGGCCGCCCGGGTGGCCCGGCTCGCCAGCCGGGGCAGCCACACCGCGATGAGCTGGTTCTCCCTGGGCGGCAACATCGGCTTCGCCACCGCGCCGCTCGCGGTCGCCGCCGTCATCGCCACCGGCGGTCTGCGCGCCTCCCCGCTGCTGGCCGTCCCCGCCGTCGCCGGTGCCGCCCTGTGCGCGGCCACGCTACGGACGCTCAGGGCCCCTGGCGCGGCGACCGGGCCCGCTCGGGCCGGCCGTGGGGGAGAGGGAAGGGATGACTGGCCCTCCTTCCTCCGGTTGTCCGGGGCCATCATGTGCCGCTCGATCGTCTTCGTCGGGCTGAGCGCGTTCATCTCGCTGTATGTGCGCGAGCGCGTCGGCGGAGGCGAACTGGCCGGTACGGCAGCCCTGTTCGTGCTCTACGTCGGCGGCGCGGCGGGCACGGTGGCCGGGGGCGGGCTCGCCGCCCGCTACGGCCGTATCCCGGTCGTCCAGTGGTCCTACGCCCTGACCGTCCTCGCCGTCGCGGGTGTCGTCCTCGTCCCCGGCCCGGCGCTCTACCTCTGTGTGGCGCTCGCCTCGGCCGGGCTGTACGTGCCGTTCTCCCTGCACATCACGCTCGGCCAGGACTATCTGCCCCGCCGCGTGGGCACCGCGAGCGGCGTCACCCTGGGGCTCACCGTCAGCGTCGGCGGCCTCGCGAGCCCCCTCATCGGCGCCCTCGCCGACGCCACGACCCTGCGCACCGCCCTCACCCCCCTGATCGTCCTCCCCGCCCTCGGCCGGCTCCTGCTGCGCACCCTGCGCGAGCCCGCCCTCCCCGAAGCCCTCACCGGCCACTCCCACCCGGCGGAAGCCGAGGCGCCCGAGCGGGCGTAG
- a CDS encoding GntR family transcriptional regulator, whose product MDIAPSPIPSRTQYVQEAVKHAILTGRLRPGQALVEAELAAQFGVSKTPVREALKTLAGRGLVVMSEYKGATVRTVDTAMAHAVYDVRLLLEPEALRRTVAARAGLEAAGAALERSDAADDPAGRSLANRDFHRALYLPCGNPLLTRMLDELRDQAALVSAVAWQAVPSWEQEALEHREILARALDGDADGAGRALHDHIASFVRRAFPDRESPDRESPDGKSPGGESLDRE is encoded by the coding sequence ATGGACATCGCCCCGAGCCCGATCCCCTCCCGCACCCAGTACGTGCAGGAGGCGGTCAAGCACGCGATCCTCACCGGGCGGCTGCGCCCCGGGCAGGCGCTGGTGGAGGCCGAGTTGGCCGCGCAGTTCGGGGTCTCCAAGACGCCCGTGAGGGAGGCGCTCAAGACCCTCGCGGGGCGGGGGCTCGTGGTGATGAGCGAGTACAAGGGGGCCACCGTCAGGACCGTCGACACCGCGATGGCGCACGCGGTCTACGATGTGCGGCTGCTCCTGGAGCCCGAGGCGCTGCGCCGGACCGTCGCCGCGCGGGCCGGGCTGGAGGCCGCCGGGGCCGCGCTGGAGCGGTCGGACGCGGCCGACGATCCTGCCGGGCGGTCGCTGGCCAACCGCGACTTCCACCGGGCGCTGTATCTGCCCTGCGGCAACCCCCTGCTGACCCGGATGCTCGACGAACTGCGGGACCAGGCCGCGCTGGTGTCCGCCGTCGCCTGGCAGGCGGTGCCCTCCTGGGAGCAGGAGGCGCTCGAGCACCGGGAGATCCTGGCCCGTGCGCTCGACGGCGACGCCGACGGGGCGGGCCGCGCCCTGCACGACCACATCGCCTCCTTCGTCCGGCGCGCCTTCCCGGACCGGGAGTCCCCGGACCGGGAGTCCCCGGACGGGAAGTCCCCGGGTGGGGAGTCCCTGGACCGGGAGTAG
- a CDS encoding kinase, with protein MRVGSATTRLIVLRGNSASGKSSVAAGLRARYGRGLALVGQDNLRRVVLRERDTPDAANIGLIDTVARYALDHGFHVVVEGILCAAHYGPMLDALCRDHLGPTHGYYLDVPFAETLRRHATKPQADEYGEPELRGWYRPLDLLPGGGETVIPATSALEETVERVMRDAGWAAAPGTDGAEARGASAAPTPARAPRLPPGGSGR; from the coding sequence ATGAGAGTGGGTTCCGCGACGACGCGGCTGATCGTGCTGCGCGGCAACTCCGCGTCCGGCAAGTCCTCCGTCGCCGCCGGACTGCGCGCCCGCTACGGACGCGGCCTCGCGCTGGTGGGCCAGGACAATCTGCGCCGGGTCGTGCTGCGGGAGCGGGACACCCCGGACGCGGCGAACATCGGCCTCATCGACACCGTGGCCCGCTATGCCCTCGACCACGGCTTCCACGTCGTGGTCGAGGGCATCCTCTGCGCCGCGCACTACGGCCCGATGCTGGACGCCCTGTGCCGCGACCACCTGGGCCCCACCCACGGCTACTACCTCGACGTCCCGTTCGCCGAGACGCTGCGGCGGCATGCCACGAAGCCGCAGGCGGACGAGTACGGCGAGCCGGAGCTGCGCGGCTGGTACCGGCCGCTTGACCTGCTGCCGGGCGGGGGCGAGACGGTGATCCCGGCGACGAGCGCGCTGGAGGAGACGGTGGAGCGGGTGATGCGGGACGCGGGGTGGGCGGCGGCGCCCGGGACCGACGGCGCCGAGGCCCGAGGAGCGTCCGCCGCCCCTACGCCCGCTCGGGCGCCTCGGCTTCCGCCGGGTGGGAGTGGCCGGTGA
- a CDS encoding 5-dehydro-4-deoxyglucarate dehydratase, which translates to MTSASLAERLDGLLFFPVTAYGPDGALDLEIYRAHVRAGIEAGAGAVFACCGTGEFHALTPEEFHDCVVAAVEESAGRVPVVAGAGYGTALAIQYAKLAERAGADGLLAMPPYLVVADQEGLIRHYSALAGATDLDIIVYQRDNAVLAPESVARLAKVPGIIGLKDGLGDLDLMQRIVSAVRAGAPDEDFHYFNGLPTAELTGLAYRGIGVTLYSSAVFCFVPELAVAFHKAFMTGDDETVNKLLDGFYRPLVELRNQGRGYAVSLVKAGVRLRGLDVGEVRPPLSEPSPAHVKELADLIERGMALVGDGDGDGEAR; encoded by the coding sequence GTGACCTCAGCTTCACTTGCCGAGCGCCTTGACGGACTGCTGTTCTTCCCCGTGACCGCCTACGGTCCCGATGGCGCCCTGGACCTGGAGATCTACCGCGCGCATGTCCGCGCCGGGATCGAAGCGGGGGCGGGCGCCGTCTTCGCGTGCTGCGGCACGGGCGAGTTCCACGCCCTGACGCCCGAGGAGTTCCACGACTGCGTCGTGGCCGCCGTGGAGGAGTCCGCCGGGCGGGTCCCGGTGGTCGCGGGCGCCGGGTACGGGACCGCGCTGGCGATCCAGTACGCCAAGCTGGCCGAGCGGGCCGGTGCGGACGGGCTGCTCGCCATGCCGCCCTATCTGGTCGTGGCCGATCAGGAGGGGCTGATCCGCCACTACAGCGCCCTCGCCGGCGCGACCGACCTCGACATCATCGTCTATCAGCGGGACAACGCCGTCCTGGCCCCCGAGTCCGTGGCCCGGCTCGCCAAGGTGCCCGGCATCATCGGCCTCAAGGACGGCCTCGGCGACCTCGACCTGATGCAGCGCATCGTCAGCGCGGTGCGGGCGGGCGCCCCCGACGAGGACTTCCACTACTTCAACGGGCTGCCGACGGCCGAGCTGACCGGCCTCGCCTACCGCGGCATCGGCGTGACGCTCTACTCCTCCGCCGTCTTCTGCTTCGTCCCCGAGCTCGCCGTCGCCTTCCACAAGGCGTTCATGACGGGCGACGACGAGACCGTCAACAAGCTGCTCGACGGCTTCTACCGGCCGCTGGTCGAGCTCCGCAACCAGGGCCGCGGCTATGCGGTCTCGCTGGTCAAGGCGGGCGTCCGGCTGCGCGGGCTGGACGTGGGCGAGGTGCGGCCGCCGCTGAGCGAGCCCAGCCCCGCCCACGTCAAGGAGCTGGCCGACCTGATCGAGCGCGGTATGGCGCTGGTCGGAGACGGAGACGGGGACGGGGAGGCGCGGTGA
- a CDS encoding dihydrodipicolinate synthase family protein — protein MDYSPLRTALADVVAIPVTPYDADGAVDRAAYRALLRRLLDGGVKAVTPNGNTGEFYALTLEERRLVTELTVEEAAGRAAVLVGVGHDAATAVEAARHARTAGADMVMVHQPVHPYVAQDGWIDYHRTIAEAVPELGVVPYLRNPLIEGAAIARLGEECPQVIGVKYAVHDATRFAAVARDAGLDRFVWVAGLAELYAPAYWAVGATGFTSGLVNVAPNVSLNMLGALRAGDFPAAMKVWEQIRRFEDLRAERQSANNVTVVKEALAAMGLCRRDVRAPSKPLPEPRRAEVAAIVEGWSI, from the coding sequence ATGGACTACTCACCGCTGAGGACGGCGCTCGCGGATGTCGTGGCGATCCCGGTGACTCCGTACGACGCCGATGGCGCCGTGGACCGCGCCGCCTACCGCGCCCTGCTGCGCCGGCTCCTCGACGGCGGGGTCAAGGCCGTCACCCCGAACGGCAACACCGGCGAGTTCTACGCCCTCACTCTCGAAGAGCGGCGGCTGGTCACCGAGTTGACCGTCGAGGAGGCCGCGGGTCGCGCCGCCGTCCTCGTCGGCGTCGGCCATGACGCGGCCACCGCCGTCGAGGCCGCCCGCCACGCCCGCACGGCCGGGGCCGACATGGTGATGGTCCATCAGCCGGTGCACCCCTACGTCGCCCAGGACGGCTGGATCGACTACCACCGCACCATCGCCGAGGCCGTCCCCGAGCTGGGCGTGGTGCCGTATCTGCGCAATCCGCTCATCGAGGGCGCGGCCATCGCCCGGCTCGGGGAGGAGTGCCCCCAGGTCATCGGGGTCAAGTACGCGGTCCACGACGCCACCCGCTTCGCCGCCGTGGCGCGCGACGCCGGGCTGGACCGGTTCGTCTGGGTGGCCGGGCTCGCCGAGCTGTACGCGCCCGCCTACTGGGCGGTCGGCGCCACCGGCTTCACCTCGGGCCTGGTCAATGTGGCCCCCAACGTCTCGCTCAACATGCTGGGCGCGCTGCGCGCGGGAGACTTTCCGGCCGCGATGAAGGTGTGGGAACAGATCCGGCGGTTCGAGGACCTCAGAGCCGAACGGCAGTCCGCCAACAACGTCACGGTCGTCAAGGAAGCGCTGGCCGCGATGGGTCTGTGCCGCCGTGATGTGCGCGCCCCGAGCAAGCCGCTGCCCGAGCCGAGGCGTGCGGAAGTCGCCGCGATCGTCGAGGGGTGGTCGATATGA